The Arcobacter porcinus sequence TCTCTGGAATGCCTTCAATTATCTCTAAATTTATCGCTTTACCAAAAATGAAAAAATACCCTTTTTCAGTTTTACTTTTAGATGATACAAATAAAGATAATTTTACTAAAGAAGATGGAAAAATAATCGTTTATAGTTTAGAAGATGGAAAAGTTACTGAAATAAGAAAAATTTCTACTACTGAAGAGTTATCAGAGATTATAAAATAGAGAGTAGTTTAAAACTACTCTCTATTTATTTTTTACACATAAATCTCTAAAGGTTCAATTTTATTCAAAATCTGCATTAAATCTTCCTCTTTTTTTGGTTCAAAGTTTGGAATATTGTTTAATCCAATTTTTGATAATTCATTGAGTAATTTTCCATAATGATTTATCTGTGCTTCTTGCAAATCTTTAGAAAAAGCATATTTTGATTGAACACTTTTTTTATACAATTCAAAAATATCTTCTCCTTTGTTAGTTAAAAATCTTCCGTTCTCTTCTTTTAAATCATTTAGATTAAATCCTGTTACATTTGAAATTTCATTTATTAAATCATATTTATTTATGCTTTGAGTATATTGATTAATTATTTTTAAAACTGAAATATCACTATCATAATCAAAATTTGAAAATTTTTCTTTCATTTCATCAATCCAACTATTTTTACCTGTTCCAAAATTCTCTTTTTGTCCTATATCATAAAAGCTTCCATTTTCATACTCTATTGAAAGTATTAAATCAGGAACATTTTCAAATCCTTTTCTTGCTAGTTCTGTAAGCTGATTTTGTTGCTCAATTAGTACATAATTTCTTTCCATTTCAGTTAATGATTTTCTATGTCCAAAATTCTCTTTATATATTTCAAATACATCAACTCCATCAGGAGTTAAAAATTTATCACCTTTTAATTCTAAATCTGCTAGATTATAGCCAGTTACTTCTTTTACGGAATTTACTATATTAAGTTTATCTTGTTTCTCTTTTGTAAATTGACTATTTTCTTCAAATTTACTTCTTATTATATGTGAAAATAGTTGTTTTACATTTTCACTATTTTTATTTAAAATATCTTCTATAGTTTTTGCTAAGTCATCATCTTTTGCACCATTTACCTTTAGTGTAAA is a genomic window containing:
- a CDS encoding DUF4885 family protein, translating into MIISSNIPQSFSSQSGIKVTQSSSITKVDDNKSINEAVKLDLSSNETIIQARNGYVNEKKEAIHKVINDYYRKVVEDNKKFENPLNHVYRKYNDPNYSYYVKDLTQDERFAAFHNEYDRQRGFEGNYAYLDPILTRNNIKPPNDYVERAEERVFNRESVNNQFQTILNNYGITIPKDEKLIFTIEPNYFTLKVNGAKDDDLAKTIEDILNKNSENVKQLFSHIIRSKFEENSQFTKEKQDKLNIVNSVKEVTGYNLADLELKGDKFLTPDGVDVFEIYKENFGHRKSLTEMERNYVLIEQQNQLTELARKGFENVPDLILSIEYENGSFYDIGQKENFGTGKNSWIDEMKEKFSNFDYDSDISVLKIINQYTQSINKYDLINEISNVTGFNLNDLKEENGRFLTNKGEDIFELYKKSVQSKYAFSKDLQEAQINHYGKLLNELSKIGLNNIPNFEPKKEEDLMQILNKIEPLEIYV